The following is a genomic window from Elaeis guineensis isolate ETL-2024a chromosome 10, EG11, whole genome shotgun sequence.
AATTATTTCTGCTTGTCACTTTCTATTTAGAAAACATTGTAGCCTCTTTTAACTGGAAGAGAAATTCCACCTAGATGCTGAAAGAACAGACCTCAGTAATATATACAGAGGACCTGTGTAACAGTTTTATCATCTTTAAGGAACGTAAAGGACCTAATCCtgcttttgaaaattttaatattctttaTTATTTTATCTTGAGAGATGCGACTTGAGCAGGTTGAAGAAAATTCTTTCTTCCCTGTAACTGGGTTGTGTAGAGATGCCAAGAGAGTGGTGTTGAGTATTTTCATTTATTAATGGAGGAGATGACGTCTTACTTCCATGTAACAAGGGAAGCTTGTTTATAGAATAAAAATACCAGTTGCCTGTTTGTTGAATGGATTTAGATCCTTAAGTGTTTTTCTTACTTGTTCCTAGCCCTTTTTACTAGATTTTGGTGTGTTTTTACATTTATGAGGTTTTTGCATAACTTGAAAGGGATACCGTTATATATTTTCTATGGGGGGGGGTTACATATGCTGCAGTGTTAATTTTCTTTATGGTAGGAATATGAGAAGATGTTGTGGAGGTTGAGTTATAATAGGATATTTTGGAAGTGGACATTATTAGAAACTGGACTGTGATCTTGTCATGCCAATATGTAATGTTTGAAGGCAAGTGCTTCCTATTCGCTTTCAGAAGATTTTCTGATCTCTTGGGACTTTAGTCCCTTCTACTTGTGATGTGGATTGGGCTTGGTAGGTTCATCGACTCACTTTTATGCGTGGATGTTGGAGAGAGATGACTGGAGGGGTTTTAAAGACAAGGGTGAGTCATTGACATAAAGGGTTGTGCAAATGTTTTGAAGGCAGGTACTTCCTGTGTTGATCTTTCTAGTGCCATGCTGAATAAGATTGTAGCAAATTGAAATATTATGTTATGTACTTAGAAGAATGTTGATAACTTTGATGAATTTCTGTTGTAGGACTCAGTGAGCAGGTGCCAGGCTGGAAGTATTGTTTGAACTAGCTCAGATTATAACGGACAGCTGTCATTGTAGTGACCCTGAGATATACACCCTATTTGCAAGaattatatattgctagatgtatgCGGCTAAGCCTCATATGAGTCAGCTTGGGATACCCCTGTTGTTACATGTTAGAGTGATTGATCTTGGGGTCATCCCAATATTGGTGGCAGTACAGAAGAGTTCAGGTTCAGTCATAATCATGCTTGTGGGGGAGGACATCCGAAAAGATATCATTGACATACTATCCTACGAAATTGCAGGATTTCTTTGGAGAtgctttgtttatttatttatttattttttgtttagaACTATTTGATATATCCATTTGCAATCACTCGCTTTGTTGGTTTTGTTTGATGTCGCCCTTCTGTTTGTTTTCCTTGGGAAgatctcttttatttttcctgttttattttcatttcattttttCCAATACACTCTAtgcacaagaagaagaagaagaagaagaagaagatcaagattgCATATGATTTATCATGTCTTTGTTATTTTTGGATTTATCATGTCTTTGTTATTTTTGACTATGTTATTTACGTTGCTTTATTACAGATGTAAATATACTATGAAGCTCAGTAATTTCCTTCATCAATGTGGTATAATTGGAGTCAAGGAAATTTCCATTTTGTTGTTGTATCAGAAGACAAATGCACTCCTGAAACTTGCACACGGCCATTTTTTTGTGGAAGTCAAGCATGTTTCAGTGCTACTGTTTTAAGGTGTCATTTGTCAATTGACATCGCTTGAGAAGTATGACACATCACCATCTTAACTGTCATATTGTGAATCAAAATATGTGTGACTAAGTTAAGTCCCATTTATGACTTTGCCATCTGATTTTTGATTATAACATTTGTAAACCTTCTCAAGACGTTACTTTAAGCTAGGTTTTTTCTGTCCAGATGCATTATCTTACTAATGTCACCAAAAAAATCATAGTACAGGCTGATAATCACCAATCTATGAATCACCTCATGTTGTTGAGATGTTGCAAGTGCATGTGCAAGTAAAACTATTCTTAAGATTTTATGTTGTAAAACACAATAACCATGTTTAAAACCTGCCCAAACTGCATTTGGCTGGACAATAGAtggaaatattttcttttttttgctgaCCTGGACATGGTAGATATCGAAATTCAACGACATGACAGCTGTCTTTGTAAGTGGAATAGGGGTTTACCTTCACATGCAAAAGCATATAAATGGAAAGAGATTTCAAAATAATATCTGAAATTCCATGGCAATTACCATAGACAATCATGACAAGAACTTAAAGGATATACAAAAGGGGAGCTGAAGAATTTGTAGATATAAGTTTGTATCCAGTTTGTTCAAAGCATTAATTGCTCCATTTTAGCATTTTACATGTAGCTAACTATATTGTTAAAAGCAGTTTAAATCATGTATAATGATATCCACAGATCAGGTCCATAATCATGTTCATACTGCCCAGAAAAAAACTATCATCCCCCATAATTGGATGGCTCGCTGCTTAGACCCTGCATGGAATAAGCATCAGTAAAATGGACGGGGGAGTTTGTCTACTTAGTCTCTTGATTCGGTTGTGAGAGATAATTATCCTTCCTTTTAAGCATATCATGTTATTGTAGCTACTTATCCTTATATCCTTTTACAGACCTTTGTCTTTCCCTAATGTTTTCTGGTATTTTTCTCCTtggttatttttcttattttatagCATTGCTTTCCAATTTTATCTATTACATGTCTAGTTACTTCTATAAGCTGGGTCTATATTGGACTCCTGTAGAACTTACCAAATTAATCTCTATTTATGCTAGCTAGCAAGTATCTTGGGGTCTTAAGTTTGATGGACTCTTGCTTTCATGCATAGAACTGgctattgtattttaatcttagCTTTACTGAACCAAATTCTGAAACTGGAGATTATTTTACCACAACACAGGATTCCTCTTTTTCTGTATACGCTTGTATTTAATGATATTTATTTGCCTTACTTTCAGGAATACTTGTTCAACTTCCGTTGCCAAAGCACATAAATGAAGAGAAAGTCTTGAGTGAAATCAGTATTGAAAAAGATGTTGATGGATTTCATCCTCTAAATATTGGCAAGCTAGCAATGAAAGGCAGAGAGCCATTATTTCTCCCCTGCACTCCAAAGGTATATTTTTTATTACCAAAAATCCTACCTCCGATCATGATAGCTTTTCCTGTCATATCCATATCACAATTTACCTTGCATACTGTTCTAAAAAGTGTACCAAAGTTGTATCTGATGATTCGGTCCTAAGGATCTTAAAGGCCTTGTGAACTACCAATAACATTTTGAGCGTTATCTGAAGAAATACTAGTTTTGGGTTTTGATACATGCAGTTTCTTCACAGGGATGCCTTGAACTACTATCACGAAGTGGTGTAAGTATAAAAGGCAAAAAGgcagttgtagttggtcgcagCAATATTGTTGGATTACCAGTGTCCTTGCTTCTTCTGAAAGCAGATGCAACTGTGACAATTGTTCACTCCCATACTCAGCATCCTGAGCATATCATCCGTGAGGCTGATATAGTTATTGCTGCTGCTGGACAAGCAATGATGGTATGCCACTACTTAACACCTCTTTATGctattatttgatttctgtatcctTTTTATGTCTAAAATCTTATTGTTATATGTTAAGGTCATAGTGATAGATGGCAAGAATGCTCAATTAAGCTTGCTAAAGGGTACTCTGGCCAAGCCCGGAGCTAGTTTTACTATAAACATAGATTGTCAGTATTTTTCCACCAAAATAATAATGTTAGCCTATGAGTGATGCTAAATATGATCTTTGCACTGTGAGCAGATCAAAGGAGACTGGATAAAACCTGGAGCTGCAGTAATTGATGTTGGAACCAATGCTGTTGATGACCCAAGTAAGAAGTCAGGTTATAGACTTGTTGGGGATGTGGACTTCCAGGAAGCAAGCAAGGTGGCTGGATGGATCACTCCAGTTCCAGGAGGTGTTGGCCCAATGACGGTTGCTATGTTGCTTAAGAACACTCTGGATGGTGCTAAATGTAAAATTGCACAGTAAAAATAGACATTTTAGCTAAATTTGTTCTTCTTGTTGTGCATTTAATTAGAGAATATAATAAACTATTTGATTTGAGACTATTATTAATCACTTTTTCTACATCAGTATTGTGAACTGAGTGCCTAGATTGAAATATACCTCTTTAGGTCTGAGTATTAAAAAAGATCCCTATTTTTCTAGTAGATAATATGATGAACAGTTCAATGATAACATCAACCTGATTAGCCAATTTGCTGAATTCATAAAAATTAAGGCTTTTTAATATTAAGAACTTGAGACTGCTCTCAGGAAGTGAAATTTCAGAAAATGGCAGCTATTTGATCCCCCTCTTTTTTCTTGGTAGTATCAGCTATTTGATCTTTGCAGTGGCCTCGTCTACAATTATAAACAGGTGTTATCTGGTCAGTGGCTTAGTCATGACTATATTTGTCAGAACTGAGGAATGTATTCAAAAATTTAGTGATTGTGTTTTCATCATCACTCATTATTTTCGCATGCATTCTCTCCATGATTCCCATTTGAAGAAGTATTCCATGGGAAAATTTTCCTATGGCTTCCATGCAGTAAATTGTTTTTCGAGGTGCCAAATTTTGGGGGCAAAACCTTCTTAAGCATCGAAGAGCCTGTTCTCTTCCAATGGTTGACATTGCTGATCGCATTCCATCTCCGCATCTCTTCTATGTTGAAACAAACTCATATGTCTCTCTGGCTGCTActatacccttttttttttttttttttttgttgccctTTATCCATATTTGATCATTATTCCATTAAACATTATGTCTGCCAAGGATACATAGAACTTGGATGCCAAATCATTCATTCGATTTGCTTGTGAGAATCTCGACCCTACTTCCACCCTGCATGTGATTCCTGCTGCTGCAGTGAATGGTAGAGGGGTGATCATGTATTGGAAATCTTGTGCACAGCCATGCATCCgggacttttctttttcttttcttttttattggaAACCCAAGCTTGAACAAGGTTTTGAGCCTGGTATCATTGGGTCCTCTTCatgccaaaaaaaatatttcagaagagTTGCATATGTCAGATGctttaaaaataccaaaaatttaAACACCATCTCCTCCCAAACGTGGGAGGGTTGCAACCTAAGGACTATATAGCCCATGGTGATGGCCCTGTTGATTATTTCTAAGCTACCGGGAATGACAACCTATTTAAAGACAAGAATTCATATATAATGAAGGATGGCAGCAAGAAGATTTGTTGAGAATTTTGTCTAATCTTAGGCTGTTTCAAAAGTCATACCGAACATGGTTCCCACACATGCTTTGAAGCATGGGAAGTATGATATCAGAAATAAATATTTTGTCAGATTTGGTGTCGCATGTACTTAAAGCGCGTTAGATGGCCTTAAATCAACTCGTATCAAACCGCATAGAGTCGCTCTAACTTATAGCCTTTGGACCAACCTATGAGAAACCCTGCAACAAGCTGCCGGACCAAGTACTGTACCCCACATGCAGAAATGCACACTTCCAAGTTCTAATCATGTAAAATTGTGAATTGCATCGTGCTTTGAACAATGAACATCCACAATTACAAACTGCATCCATCCTTCTTGATAGCAGCGGTTCCTGCTCATTTACCCAAGAAACAGAGTCATGCAAGCTACAATCCAGAATAAAATCTCCAGGTCAAATTGTGAAGGCGGGCAAACGATTCTTTTACCAATCAAATTCCGCATAAAATTGGTTGCAGAACCAGTAAATGAGAATAATCGATCACAGTGACGATTTTGAATTTAAAGGATTTGCATTCCTTATTTTTATGTTTGTCTATTTGTTATCATTTCCATTTTCTTAACAAAATGATGgtgctatctctctctctctcttcaaaagaaaaaaaaaaaaggaaaaaaggatcATGCTTACTGATGACTTTTATTAACTTGCTTATTACTAGTCTCTGATTGGAGAGAAAAGGCAAGTTGGCTTTAGGAGATCTTAGGAGGCAGCAACTTTGCAACTAGGGTGGAGGCTTTGAATTGAATTGGAATTTGAGAGAAGAAACAATCCCTTGCTTTTCTTTCGCCATCCATATGAGGTGGCAGTGACTTGAAGTTtcctacataattattatataaaaacaGAGCTCCCTACATTGACTTTGTTGAGTGAATTGGTGTTTGCAATGAAGATTCACAAAGGTTTAATGGCAGTGATTAGAAGTTTCTCCATAAGCCTTCTCGATTtgcatgtatacacatatatacccAGAAATTTAAATCTACTACTTGCACATTTATCTTGCAAACTAGCCTGCTGTTTGGCATGATTTCTGATAAAAGATCACAGCATGATTGAACGGTGATCTGAactttcactgtaatttattaCTTTGAATGGAGCTCTATGCAAACCCCGCGCACAGGCATAAGTTAATGGTAGAAAGCAACACCTATTACATCATAACATTGCTTTGACACCCAAATTAATGGACGCTAGAATGACGACCTCTTTATTATACAGACCTAGCAGCACTTAGAAGTAATTCTTTGCAGGCAAGCCTGGAACCACATGTAATGCATGGTGCATAAAACTATAAACAAGCAATGATTTGTGTTACCAAGATCCAGTAAGATAGGTAAAATTCGCCCAATATAACCTGCATATCTATGTCCTGAAATGAAAATAATCACAGCACCAATCACAAGTCTGAAAAATACTGATAGTTGCAGGGTTTTAAAAGGATCCAACAGCAATCAATATTTGTAGATGTCAATTGACATGCAAAATGAAATTTAGAGCGCACCACATGCCAGTAGCCTAACTAAAAAGCACTCAAATCCTTTTCGTAACAAAAAAACGCGCTAAACAACCATGCCTAGAAGTAGCAATTGTCTATTGCTGCCTGacttcatctttcttcttctgCCAAAGTCTATCCAGAGCACCGTCAGCATCTCCCTGTAACACAGAATGCAATATGAGATTTATATAAACGTACAAATGGAAATTCTAGACACATAATGCAGCAAATTCATCGTTTGATCAAGTGAACTACGACAAAAAGTCGAGTTACACTTGAGTCGGCCCTGCTGACATCAGGAACCAACTTCTTATGTAAAAGAACACAAATAGaccagttttttttaaaaaaaaagaaaagaaaagatggcttTAATTGTTACATGTCTGCTCAGTTACAGACTGTCTCGAAGGACCTTGCCATGACAACTAGGCACACATCATGGATTTGATTTTGGTGCCATTATAAATGTTGAAAATGGAAGATATATCAAAACTGTTATAATGGTCACTGAAATATTTAATCAACATTCTTACAAAACTATGGCAATTATGCAACACCGATACTGTATTCTCTTCAAATGATTCTACTTTTAAATCTTTATTGATTGTTAAAACCTTCACACAAGCTGACTTACTAGTGTTCATTGTAGCTCTTCCCATGTACAATGAACTAaatgatattatttattatatatcatAATCAAATAAACAATAAGACTTAATAACATTGCAATAGATGCATTCAATCAATAAGAGGGAGGTATTACCCGATCAGGTCTAAACTACCAGGTGAAATTTGCAAGGTGTTCATA
Proteins encoded in this region:
- the LOC105052500 gene encoding bifunctional protein FolD 2 is translated as MSNRAARVRSFSPQTPRYSTAHPWLLLTDLSSLLFLSSASMATIIDGKAIAQTIRNEIASEVRSLSQNYNKVPGLAVVIVGTRKDSQSYVSMKRKACAEVGIRSFDLDLPEDISEADLIEKVHQLNADADVHGILVQLPLPKHINEEKVLSEISIEKDVDGFHPLNIGKLAMKGREPLFLPCTPKGCLELLSRSGVSIKGKKAVVVGRSNIVGLPVSLLLLKADATVTIVHSHTQHPEHIIREADIVIAAAGQAMMIKGDWIKPGAAVIDVGTNAVDDPSKKSGYRLVGDVDFQEASKVAGWITPVPGGVGPMTVAMLLKNTLDGAKCKIAQ